The following coding sequences lie in one Oncorhynchus kisutch isolate 150728-3 linkage group LG3, Okis_V2, whole genome shotgun sequence genomic window:
- the avp gene encoding vasopressin-neurophysin 2-copeptin has translation MPHSTLLLCVIGLLAFSSACYIQNCPRGGKRALQDTGIRQCMTCGPGDQGRCFGPSICCGEGLGCWMGSSETARCFEENYLPTPCQTGGRLCGSDAGRCAAPGVCCDSESCVLDPDCLSESRYHSPGDHSAGATSDSPGELLLRLLHFATRGQSEY, from the exons ATGCCACATTCCACGCTTCTACTGTGCGTCATCGGACTCCTAGCGTTCTCCTCTGCGTGCTACatccagaactgtcccagaggcGGGAAGCGCGCGTTACAGGACACCGGCATCAGACAG TGCATGACATGTGGACCAGGGGACCAGGGCCGCTGCTTTGGCCCCAGTATCTGCTGTGGGGAGGGGCTGGGCTGCTGGATGGGCTCCTCAGAGACAGCCCGCTGCTTTGAGGAGAATtacctgcccaccccatgccagacaggagggagactttGTGGATCTGATGCAGGACGCTGCGCTGCACCAGGAGTTTGCTGTGACTCAG AGAGCTGTGTTCTAGATCCAGACTGTTTGTCGGAGAGTCGGTACCACTCTCCTGGGGATCACAGCGCTGGCGCCACAAGTGACTCACCGGGGGAACTGCTGCTGCGCCTGCTACACTTTGCCACCAGGGGGCAAAGTGAATACTAA
- the LOC109883020 gene encoding RING finger protein 37-like, giving the protein MPKWSLQRKAQVIVSSYISDSSCELFYENISRKHESVKTMVVNLCLPHFKTTIQCDKLCADGYDVTNLLSADPTVRRRGFKLEYFLRPPVQVTLQFGFQVEVCRVDVELWPWGMDRGQACKRLEISTSSDPPLPHNHSLEQGQSQVQQGQEKGQQWDQAKSQFKGHQWSLQAQQWSLQGQEKSQQWAQRGQTQSHTDTSQGDFRLVGRCELREETHVSFSHPCFRPRPPFPSLPPPPREGCRQEELWSRGPLSLGSVKQLRVSVPYGAGASAMGLKALAVWGLPSRCCPPEEAERVRIAHENASLRPAPQLSHLASAQSPPVVQPQPLSQTTTATSLLQVPEDFLDPLTQEVMLLPMLLPSGVSVDSSTLEEYQRREATWGRVPNDPFTGVPFIPEAQALPNPHLKSRIDRFLLQTGLEVREGMVGRQVQGESPHTSRLIPPERTGDSGDSAVTTAAAAIESANHQGVLSRNSGTLTQTTQKRAESVNTERSHSTQQRGIGAFNNRVKNGKDRCAGKVGHKEGVVDRVSPQDIGPDLGSRRKRELEVWATLIRSKGKGEPTAAKAASASAGHAKELLPDSKRLRTDTNSTISTATVPSGSSHEHCSSASLDHEQRLSASLDQALLSALQGRPSFTSYTSQTPQVQHKHTDTPADTPTAFPISLLPPLLSPLPFLSLPGENRCGSCSCSLSVYSTSPSAYRLPCGHFLCRPCLHRKSRPLVTTAMPNHILCPTCNIPASSSNITRVHH; this is encoded by the exons ATGCCAAAGTGGTCCCTCCAGAGAAAAGCTCAAGTGATTGTATCTTCATATATTTCAGACAGTTCGTGTGAGCTCTTCTACGAGAACATTAGCAGGAAGCACG aaAGTGTGAAGACCATGGTGGTGAATCTCTGCCTGCCACATTTCAAGACCACCATCCagtgtgacaag CTGTGTGCAGATGGGTATGACGTCACCAACCTCCTATCGGCCGACCCAACAGTCCGGAGGCGGGGTTTTAAGCTGGAGTACTTCCTTCGGCCACCCGTTCAG GTGACACTGCAGTTTGGTTTCCAGGTGGAAGTGTGTCGGGTGGATGTGGAGCTGTGGCCCTGGGGGATGGACCGTGGACAGGCCTGCAAGAGGCTGGAGATCAGCACCAGCTCTGATCCCCCACTCCCTCACAACCACAGCCTAGAGCAGGGCCAAAGTCAGGTCCAACAAGGCCAAGAGAAGGGCCAGCAATGGGATCAAGCCAAGTCCCAATTCAAAGGCCACCAATGGAGCCTCCAGGCCCAACAATGGAGCCTACAAGGCCAGGAGAAGAGCCAGCAATGGGCCCAACGTGGCCAAACTCAGAGTCACACAGACACCAGCCAGGGGGATTTCCGCCTAGTGGGACGCTGTGAACTAAGAGAAGAGACCCATGTCAGTTTCTCCCATCCCTGTTTCCGCCCGcgccctccctttccctccctgcCACCGCCCCCCCGAGAGGGGTGTAGACAAGAGGAGCTGTGGAGCAGGGGGCCGCTCTCACTAGGCTCTGTGAAGCAGCTCCGTGTGTCAGTGCCGTACGGTGCGGGTGCCTCCGCGATGGGGCTCAAGGCACTGGCAGTGTGGGGGCTGCCTTCTCGCTGCTGCCCTCCAGAGGAGGCGGAGAGGGTGAGAATAGCACATGAGAATGCTAGCCTGAGACCAGCGCCACAGCTTAGCCACTTGGCATCGGCGCAGTCTCCACCTGTCGTTCAACCACAGCCACTGTCACAGACGACAACAGCAACTAG CCTCCTGCAGGTCCCTGAGGATTTCCTGGACCCCCTGACCCAGGAAGTGATGCTGCTCCCTATGCTGCTGCCCAGCGGAGTGTCTGTGGACAGCTCCACTCTGGAGGAGTACCAGAGGAGGGAAGCTACCTGGGGTCGTGTCCCCAACGACCCCTTCACCGGTGTCCCCTTCATCCCTGAGGCACAGGCTCTCCCCAACCCCCACCTGAAGAGCCGCATTGACCGCTTCCTGCTTCagacagggttagaggtcagggagGGGATGGTGGGGAGGCAGGTTCAGGGGGAGAGTCCGCACACCTCCAGGCTCATACCCCCAGAGAGGACTGGGGACAGTGGGGACTCTGCTgtcactactgctgctgctgctatagagTCAGCCAACCACCAGGGTGTACTTAGCAGAAACAGTGGGACACTCACACAGACTACCCAAAAACGTGCAGAAAGTGTAAATACTGAGAGGAGCCACTCTACACAGCAAAGGGGAATCGGAGCTTTTAACAACAGGGTGAAGAATGGGAAGGACCGGTGTGCTGGTAAAGTTGGTCATAAAGAAGGGGTAGTGGATAGAGTGAGTCCCCAGGATATAGGACCAGATTTGGggagtaggaggaagagagagctggAGGTTTGGGCCACTCTGATCCGCTCTAAGGGAAAGGGTGAGCCCACCGCGGCCAAAGCAGCCTCTGCTAGTGCTGGTCACGCCAAGGAGCTACTTCCTGATTCGAAAAGACTAAGAACAGACACAAACTCCACTATCTCCACAG CCACCGTTCCCAGCGGTAGCTCCCATGAGCATTGTTCGTCTGCCAGTCTAGACCATGAGCAGCGTTTGTCTGCCAGTCTAGACCAGGCCCTTCTCTCAGCCCTGCAGGGTCGACCCTCCTTTACCTCCTACACCTCCCAAACCCCCCAggtccaacacaaacacacagacacacccgctGACACCCCAACAG CTTTTCCtatttctctccttcccccccttctctctccccttccctttctctctctcccaggtgaGAACAGGTGTGGTTCATGTTCCTGCTCTCTGTCCGTCTACTCGACCTCTCCGTCAGCATACCGCCTGCCCTGTGGTCACTTCCTGTGCCGCCCCTGCCTACACAGGAAGTCCCGCCCACTTGTCACCACAGCAATGCCCAATCACATCCTATGTCCCACCTGCAATATCCCTGCCTCTTCCAGTAACATCACACGCGTGCATCACTGA